One Hordeum vulgare subsp. vulgare chromosome 4H, MorexV3_pseudomolecules_assembly, whole genome shotgun sequence DNA window includes the following coding sequences:
- the LOC123447490 gene encoding receptor-like protein kinase FERONIA, with product MAADNDSMDSGLILLNSGGSGQDDGSGGRTWDGDTNSKFTPSVEGFATGASYQDPSLHSMVPYMTAHIFTSNYTYSFPVSPGRMFLRLHFYLIAYGNYVVPNAFFGVRTDNLVLLNGFNASQTAQTINCAYIVREFSLNVSSRSLDLTFSPSAFHNGSYAFMNGIEIVPMPDIFTTADTTFLHVRNYIAPLDVYGTAPSMGPNPQVNLNYNLTWILPVGAGFLYIVRFHFCEIQYPFTLENQRTFYIYINNQTACDAMDVISWSGGIGRPIYKDYAIVASGSGQVDMWIALHPYISSRSQYYVAILNGLEVFKLQGHGSNNLAELNPPLPQKSDVDPNRLSNGVRKYKGDILAAIGGDFALMSIALFSMCVICRRKKVAKSCCKTNYTYLNRPTCDLVHHFSIAEIQLATKDFDEALIIGRGGFVNVYIGKIDGGIKVAIKRLNQESQQGFHEFQAEIEMLCNFRHGHLVSLIVYYKDKNEMILVYDYMRHGTLREHLYGTKNPSLSWKQRLNICIGAARGLHYLHTRTEQGIIHRDVKTTNILLDDKLMAKVSDFGLSKACTDTDKPHVSNAVKGSFGYFDPEYFLLRRLTRKSDVYSFGVVLFEIMCARPVINTKLPDEQVSLRDWALSCQENGVLRQIVDPCIKEEITPECFRIFSELAKKCFADRSIHRPSMGDVLQNLEAALRLQDNCSRAGKPSSFQIISLVHSHKASTHSVISVSAQEEIFSDIVHPEGR from the exons ATGGCCGCTGATAACGATTCCATGGACTCGGGCCTTATCCTCCTAAATTCCGGAGGATCCGGACAAGACGATGGTAGTGGTGGCCGTACATGGGACGGGGACACCAACTCCAAGTTCACACCATCGGTGGAAGGATTTGCAACTGGTGCCTCATACCAAGACCCTTCCCTCCACTCCATGGTCCCTTATATGACGGCACACATCTTCACTTCAAATTACACATATTCCTTCCCTGTCAGCCCAGGCCGCATGTTCTTACGTCTTCACTTCTATCTGATTGCTTATGGAAACTATGTTGTCCCCAATGCCTTCTTTGGTGTCAGGACAGATAATCTTGTCCTCTTAAATGGCTTCAATGCTTCGCAAACAGCTCAGACAATCAATTGTGCCTACATTGTCCGTGAGTTCTCCTTGAATGTTTCTTCACGTAGCTTGGACCTCACATTTTCCCCATCAGCATTTCATAATGGTTCATATGCATTTATGAATGGCATTGAGATTGTGCCCATGCCTGACATCTTCACAACAGCTGACACAACGTTTCTCCATG TCCGGAATTACATAGCGCCACTTGATGTTTATGGTACAGCTCCGTCGATGGGACCAAATCCACAGGTCAACCTGAACTACAACCTTACATGGATTTTACCTGTTGGTGCTGGGTTCTTATATATTGTAAGGTTCCATTTCTGTGAGATTCAATATCCTTTTACCTTAGAGAATCAAAGGACTTTCtacatctacatcaacaatcagaCAGCGTGTGATGCCATGGATGTAATCTCCTGGAGCGGGGGAATTGGTAGACCAATATACAAAGACTATGCTATCGTGGCTAGTGGTTCCGGTCAAGTGGACATGTGGATTGCACTGCACCCTTATATTTCAAGTAGATCACAATATTATGTTGCAATACTGAATGGTCTTGAGGTCTTTAAGCTACAGGGTCACGGATCGAACAATCTTGCTGAGCTCAATCCTCCACTTCCACAAAAATCCGATGTGGATCCTAATAGGCTATCTAACGGCGTAAGAAAATACAAAGGTGACATACTAGCAGCCATCGGTGGCGATTTTGCTTTGATGTCGATTGCTCTTTTCAGCATGTGTGTTATCTGCAGACGGAAGAAGGTAGCCAAGAGTTGCTGCAAAACCAACTATACATATCTGAATCGTCCCACATGTGATCTTGTCCATCACTTCTCAATTGCCGAAATTCAACTTGCCACGAAAGACTTTGATGAAGCCCTTATCATCGGCAGAGGCGGTTTCGTGAATGTCTACATTGGCAAGATAGATGGAGGGATAAAGGTGGCGATTAAGCGACTCAACCAGGAATCCCAGCAAGGATTTCATGAGTTCCAGGCTGAAATCGAGATGTTGTGCAATTTCCGCCATGGCCACCTTGTATCTTTGATTGTCTACTACAAGGACAAGAATGAGATGATTCTGGTGTATGACTACATGCGTCATGGAACACTACGCGAGCATCTCTACGGTACCAAAAACCCATCACTGTCGTGGAAGCAACGCCTTAATATTTGCATCGGCGCAGCCCGAGGGTTGCATTACCTCCACACTCGCACGGAGCAAGGAATCATCCACCGCGACGTTAAGACCACCAACATCCTACTGGATGATAAGTTAATGGCGAAGGTTTCTGACTTTGGTCTATCTAAGGCATGTACAGACACCGACAAGCCGCATGTGAGCAATGCAGTAAAAGGCTCCTTTGGATATTTTGATCCGGAGTACTTCCTGCTGCGGCGTCTCACCAGAAAATCAGATGTGTACTCCTTCGGGGTCGTGttgtttgagatcatgtgtgcacGCCCTGTGATAAACACCAAGCTCCCAGACGAGCAAGTGAGCTTGCGTGACTGGGCGCTATCTTGCCAGGAGAACGGTGTACTCAGGCAGATTGTTGACCCCTGCATTAAGGAGGAGATCACCCCCGAGTGCTTCAGGATATTTTCAGAGCTGGCAAAGAAATGTTTTGCTGATCGTAGCATACATAGGCCATCAATGGGTGATGTGCTTCAGAATCTTGAGGCTGCACTGAGGCTGCAGGACAATTGCAGCCGTGCCGGAAAGCCATCATCTTTTCAGATCATCAGTctagtgcattcacacaaagcatCGACACACTCAGTAATTAGTGTCAGTGCACAGGAAGAGATATTTTCAGATATTGTTCATCCGGAAGGCCGATAA